The Syntrophales bacterium nucleotide sequence GGAACAAAGCGGCTCGTGAGCCTTACTCCGAAATAGGAACCGATCGCCCCAACTACAAGAAGCGGAACCGTCAGGTGCATATCAAACTGAGCCGTTGCAAGGTGAGGGATCAATGCTGAAAAAGACGGAGGACAAACCGCTCAAATATAGAGCTGGGGAACAAATCGGACGAGATATGAACCCAAAGGCGCTGCAATGGTTGTTATGACAGCAAGGGTGATCGCCTTTTTCCAATCGATATGTCCACCCTTGGCAAACCCGAAGGTTGCAGTCAGCACCGTTAGACCATTTAACAGAAGGCTCAACGGTTGGACTTGGTGAACAAGATCGGGAAGAAACAATCCCAGGAAAGGAACCGCCGAAAAGGCCACACCAAGCCTCAACATTCCCGATATTACCGAGAGAATACTTAACCCGATGATAATGATTACATACTGGCTCATTTTATTCCATCCTCCCGAGACAATTGCAAAACCATTTGTCATTCCCGAATGTCTCTATCGGGAATATGGTTTTTCAAGCAGTTAGAACCAGATTCCCGCTCAGAATCGTTGCGGGAATGACAAGAATGGGGAGTTTTGCAATTACCTCTCCCTTCCAAATTAATCCTGCTTCCAGGATCCCAAAGGATACTTCCCGTATTTGTGGGTCGCCTCCACCCAGGCTTTGAAATGTAACCCCGGAGTTGACGGAAGAAGTTGGCAGCTCGGAGCCATGAGGACCCCTCCACCAAGCCCGCCAATCTCAATCGTCTCTTTCACGATGGCCTCGATCTTTTCAGCGGGGCCCCCGTCTATGGTTGCCCCATGCACTATCAGAGCTGCGGGGACATTCAGTTGTTTCACGACGCGTTCGCGTATCCAGGCCGCATCGTGCTTTTCGTCCAGGTGCAGCCCCCCCACCCCTGCCTCCCTAACCAGACTTTCGAGAAAGGCATATGATTTCGGTCTTTTCATGTCGCCATGAACATGCATGAACACTTTTTGACCAAACTCTTTTCCCACCATTTCAACAATCTGGGCGACGTAAGGAAGCAGAAATCTCTGGGCCATCGCCGGGGAGATGAGCTCGGTTCCAAAAGAGTCGTTCAGTGTAAGATGGGTATTAGCCCCGGCCTCGTATTGCGCGCGGATCCAGTCCATGCTGAAATCGGTGGCGACTTGGCACATTTCATCGACCCAGTCCGGATCTTCATAACAGTCAACGGTTAGGTCGCTCACTTTTCGGAAAAGATGTTGAACAAACCCAATGCCCACATAAGACATCGGAGAAATAGGATGGGTTGCGCCGAGCTCTTTGCAGACCGCCTTGAGCGCCTTAAGCGCCTGGGGCATCCGGTCATGTTTCAATGGGTCGAGAGGAAATTTCTTTTTGATCCTGTTCCAGTCTTCCTTCTTCCTGATTGAATGCTCCTTAACCGAAACACTGACGCCGAATTTTTCAGGGATATCAAGGACGCCTCCCAGGGATGGAACTCCATAGCCGTGATCTATGTAGGTCCCAAAGCATAAATCGTAATCGTACTTCTTGATATTGGTAACAAAAGCCTCGGCGATTTTATCGGAATCCAGCTCTTTCTGTGTGGTTATCTCCCTTATGCTCCACCCCATATCAAAGATGGCCTGTGCCATAACATGCGGACTCACGGGAATTATATCCGGCTCCTTTAAATCGAAGACCGCCTCAATCCGATCCTTTTTATTCATCTCTTATCCCCTCTGCATTTCGCAGTTCCCCCTTCTTTTTTTGTTGAGTAGGCCGGTTTATCCGGATGCCGCAGGTTAACATTTGTTTTCTCCTTTTGATTTATTGAAGGCGCACAATATCTCAACCATGTATCCATGTCCTTGGGTAATCTGTCTCGTATCATAGCAGCCGCGATTTTCGTCGGGTGAGCGCGTGGAACCAACCATAGAGCGGTCAAGGCCGGGTCCACAGCAGCAGCGTCGAACTGATAACGACGGTCACGCAGCCCGCTTCCTGGAATATGACCGCCAGTACCGGTGTCAGAAGGCCCAACATAGCCAGGGTGAGACCAATCGCATTGTAAATGATGGAGAAGAATATGTTGAGCTTGATGCGTCGAAGCACCTTCCGCGACATCCGTACAAAATCAACAACGCGGGAAAGATCATCGTTCATCAGCGTCACGTCCGCCGCTGCGATAGCTACATCAGTGCCTGCGGCCCCCATGACTATGCCGACGTCGGCGAGGGCCAACGAGGGCGCGTCGTTGATGCCGTCGCCGACCATGGCTATGGTTTTCCCCTTGTCCTGCCACTCCTTGATGAAGCGCTGCTTGTCCTCGGGAAGCAGCCCGGCGCGAAACTCATCCACGCCGATCTCGCGTGCAACCGCCTGCGCCACCTTGGGGTTGTCGCCGGTAAGCATGATGATGCGCGAGCCTAACTCCTTGAGCGCCGTCACGGCCTGCGCCGTCTCCGTACGCACCTCGTCCGCGATGGCTACGAGACCCACGGCATCACGCCCGCGCGCAACGAGGACCACCGTCCGGCCAAGCTCAGCCTGTGCCGCCAAAGCCTGTTCAAGACGCTCGCAAACGGCGATACCCAGGTTCCGCAAGAATTCCGGCTTGCCGACCACGACGGTTTCACCTGCGTGGCTGGCGGTGATCCCCATGCCCACCTCATTTTTGAAATCGTCGGGGTCCGGCACGTCAAGCCGGCGCTGGGCAGCCAGCGCCATCACCGACCTTGCAAGGGGGTGTTCCGAGTACTTCTCGGCAATGGCGGCGAGACGCAGGACCTCACGCTCATCTTCCCCATCCGCGCCAATCACCTCCACGACCTTCGGGCGACCGAGGGTGAGCGTCCCCGTCTTGTCAACAAACAGGACGTCAATTTTCCCGGCAAGTTCAAAG carries:
- a CDS encoding sulfite exporter TauE/SafE family protein, with protein sequence MSQYVIIIIGLSILSVISGMLRLGVAFSAVPFLGLFLPDLVHQVQPLSLLLNGLTVLTATFGFAKGGHIDWKKAITLAVITTIAAPLGSYLVRFVPQLYI
- a CDS encoding uroporphyrinogen decarboxylase family protein codes for the protein MNKKDRIEAVFDLKEPDIIPVSPHVMAQAIFDMGWSIREITTQKELDSDKIAEAFVTNIKKYDYDLCFGTYIDHGYGVPSLGGVLDIPEKFGVSVSVKEHSIRKKEDWNRIKKKFPLDPLKHDRMPQALKALKAVCKELGATHPISPMSYVGIGFVQHLFRKVSDLTVDCYEDPDWVDEMCQVATDFSMDWIRAQYEAGANTHLTLNDSFGTELISPAMAQRFLLPYVAQIVEMVGKEFGQKVFMHVHGDMKRPKSYAFLESLVREAGVGGLHLDEKHDAAWIRERVVKQLNVPAALIVHGATIDGGPAEKIEAIVKETIEIGGLGGGVLMAPSCQLLPSTPGLHFKAWVEATHKYGKYPLGSWKQD
- a CDS encoding cation-translocating P-type ATPase yields the protein MPSEATRVRPRADRYREILVLSLVPALVGTLILVSWAFAHWRIGPPLVSAGLALGATLLGGFPRFIAGFKDLYQRKITVNVFITVALVVTVAVGEFLSAAVIIFIMAVVGALESYTLDKSRRSIRDLLDLTPPTATVRRDGVEATVPVAELRVGDIIIVRPGERIPVDGVVTAGAGTVNQAPITGESMPVDKFKGCEVFSGTLNENGRLDVRTTKIGPDTTLARIVHLVEQAQETKAPVQGIADRFTVWFLPVVLVLAIIGYLTSGDIKVAVAILLVACPCAFAIATPTAVTAGIANMARRAVLIKGGIYFELAGKIDVLFVDKTGTLTLGRPKVVEVIGADGEDEREVLRLAAIAEKYSEHPLARSVMALAAQRRLDVPDPDDFKNEVGMGITASHAGETVVVGKPEFLRNLGIAVCERLEQALAAQAELGRTVVLVARGRDAVGLVAIADEVRTETAQAVTALKELGSRIIMLTGDNPKVAQAVAREIGVDEFRAGLLPEDKQRFIKEWQDKGKTIAMVGDGINDAPSLALADVGIVMGAAGTDVAIAAADVTLMNDDLSRVVDFVRMSRKVLRRIKLNIFFSIIYNAIGLTLAMLGLLTPVLAVIFQEAGCVTVVISSTLLLWTRP